One part of the Meleagris gallopavo isolate NT-WF06-2002-E0010 breed Aviagen turkey brand Nicholas breeding stock chromosome 20, Turkey_5.1, whole genome shotgun sequence genome encodes these proteins:
- the PSMD12 gene encoding 26S proteasome non-ATPase regulatory subunit 12 isoform X1 — MVSTSRILVAIVKMCYEAKDWDALNENIILLSKRRSQLKQAVAKMVQQCCTYVEDITDLPVKLRLIDTLRTVTEGKIYVEIERARLTKTLATIKEQNGEVKEAASILQELQVETYGSMEKKERVEFILEQMRLCLAVKDYIRTQIISKKINTKFFQEENTEKLKLKYYNLMIQLDQHEGSYLSICKHYRAIYDTPCIQAESEKWQQALKSVVLYVILSPYDNEQSDLVHRISSDKKLEEIPKYKDLLKLFTTMELMRWTALVEEYGKELREGSLDSPATDVFGCTEEGEKRWKDLKNRVVEHNIRIMAKYYTRITMKRMAQLLDLSVDCCRPSLLCFTDSAEGHSIVEMHCLESEEFLSNLVVNKTIFAKVDRLAGIINFQRPKDPNNILNDWSHKLNSLMALVNKTTHLIAKEEMIHNLQ, encoded by the exons ATGGTTTCCACATCGCGTATCTTAGTGGCTATAGTGAAGATGTGTTATGAAGCTAAAGACTGGGATGCTctgaatgaaaatattattcttcTTTCAAAGAGAAGAAGTCAGTTAAAACAG GCAGTTGCTAAAATggtccagcagtgctgcacttaTGTTGAAGACATCACAGACTTACCAGTGAAGCTGCGCTTAATTGACACGTTGCGTACAgttacagaaggaaaa ATATACGTGGAAATCGAACGCGCTCGCCTGACAAAGACACTCGCAAcaataaaagaacagaatggGGAAGTGAAAGAGGCTGCCTCTATTCTGCAGGAATTGCAG gTGGAAACTTATGGttcaatggaaaagaaagaacgTGTAGAATTTATCCTTGAGCAGATGAGGCTCTGTCTAGCTGTAAAAGACTACATTCGGACTCAAATTATCagcaaaaaaattaatacaaaattttttcaagaagaaaacacagaa AAACTAAAATTGAAATACTACAACCTAATGATCCAGCTGGATCAACACGAAGGCTCCTACCTCTCCATTTGTAAGCACTACAGAGCCATTTATGATACTCCATGTATTCAAGCTGAGAGTGAAAAGTGGCAGCag GCACTGAAGAGCGTTGTTCTTTATGTTATTCTTTCACCTTATGACAATGAACAATCTGACTTGGTGCACAGAATTAGTAGTGACAAAAAGCTAGAAGAAATCCCGAAGTATAA AGACCTCCTAAAATTATTTACCACCATGGAGTTGATGCGATGGACTGCCCTAGTTGAAGAATATGGGAAGGAATTGAGAGAAGGATCCCTTGACAGTCCTGCAACAGATGTTTTTGGCTGTACAGAGGAAGGtgaaaagagatggaaagatTTAAAGAACAGAGTTGTGGAACAT AATATTAGAATAATGGCTAAATATTATACCAGAATTACAATGAAGAGAATGGCACAGCTCCTGGATCTGTCCGTTGAC TGCTGTAGACCGtcactgctttgttttacagACAGTGCAGAAGGACACAGCATTGTAGAAATGCACTGCTtg GAATCGGAGGAGTTCCTGTCTAACCTAGTAGTTAACAAGACCATCTTTGCTAAAGTAGACAGGCTGGCAGGAATTATCAATTTCCAGAGGCCTAAGGATCCAAACAATATACTGAATGACTGGTCTCACAAGCTGAACTCACTAATGGCCCTAGTTAACAAAACCACACATCTCATTGCCAAAGAGGAGATGATACATAACCTACAGTAA
- the PSMD12 gene encoding 26S proteasome non-ATPase regulatory subunit 12 isoform X2, with amino-acid sequence MVSTSRILVAIVKMCYEAKDWDALNENIILLSKRRSQLKQAVAKMVQQCCTYVEDITDLPVKLRLIDTLRTVTEGKIYVEIERARLTKTLATIKEQNGEVKEAASILQELQVETYGSMEKKERVEFILEQMRLCLAVKDYIRTQIISKKINTKFFQEENTEKLKLKYYNLMIQLDQHEGSYLSICKHYRAIYDTPCIQAESEKWQQALKSVVLYVILSPYDNEQSDLVHRISSDKKLEEIPKYKDLLKLFTTMELMRWTALVEEYGKELREGSLDSPATDVFGCTEEGEKRWKDLKNRVVEHNIRIMAKYYTRITMKRMAQLLDLSVDESEEFLSNLVVNKTIFAKVDRLAGIINFQRPKDPNNILNDWSHKLNSLMALVNKTTHLIAKEEMIHNLQ; translated from the exons ATGGTTTCCACATCGCGTATCTTAGTGGCTATAGTGAAGATGTGTTATGAAGCTAAAGACTGGGATGCTctgaatgaaaatattattcttcTTTCAAAGAGAAGAAGTCAGTTAAAACAG GCAGTTGCTAAAATggtccagcagtgctgcacttaTGTTGAAGACATCACAGACTTACCAGTGAAGCTGCGCTTAATTGACACGTTGCGTACAgttacagaaggaaaa ATATACGTGGAAATCGAACGCGCTCGCCTGACAAAGACACTCGCAAcaataaaagaacagaatggGGAAGTGAAAGAGGCTGCCTCTATTCTGCAGGAATTGCAG gTGGAAACTTATGGttcaatggaaaagaaagaacgTGTAGAATTTATCCTTGAGCAGATGAGGCTCTGTCTAGCTGTAAAAGACTACATTCGGACTCAAATTATCagcaaaaaaattaatacaaaattttttcaagaagaaaacacagaa AAACTAAAATTGAAATACTACAACCTAATGATCCAGCTGGATCAACACGAAGGCTCCTACCTCTCCATTTGTAAGCACTACAGAGCCATTTATGATACTCCATGTATTCAAGCTGAGAGTGAAAAGTGGCAGCag GCACTGAAGAGCGTTGTTCTTTATGTTATTCTTTCACCTTATGACAATGAACAATCTGACTTGGTGCACAGAATTAGTAGTGACAAAAAGCTAGAAGAAATCCCGAAGTATAA AGACCTCCTAAAATTATTTACCACCATGGAGTTGATGCGATGGACTGCCCTAGTTGAAGAATATGGGAAGGAATTGAGAGAAGGATCCCTTGACAGTCCTGCAACAGATGTTTTTGGCTGTACAGAGGAAGGtgaaaagagatggaaagatTTAAAGAACAGAGTTGTGGAACAT AATATTAGAATAATGGCTAAATATTATACCAGAATTACAATGAAGAGAATGGCACAGCTCCTGGATCTGTCCGTTGAC GAATCGGAGGAGTTCCTGTCTAACCTAGTAGTTAACAAGACCATCTTTGCTAAAGTAGACAGGCTGGCAGGAATTATCAATTTCCAGAGGCCTAAGGATCCAAACAATATACTGAATGACTGGTCTCACAAGCTGAACTCACTAATGGCCCTAGTTAACAAAACCACACATCTCATTGCCAAAGAGGAGATGATACATAACCTACAGTAA